The region AATTTAGTATAAGCTAAATTACATGTATTGGTAATTTGCCTGGCTGGTAGTCATAAATAGACCATCTTCCAGTACTTATGTGTtccttttcagaagaaaatatagatagAAAGGGAGGTAGAGCTAGAGATATAAAATGAGAGCATCTATGTTTTTTATTTCACACTAGTTAACTAGTAATATGTGTATGTTAATACACATAATTtaccccctccccaccaacatttcccctttggtaaccacaagcttttttttttttttttctgttttgtaaataagttcatttatatgattaaaaaaattagattccacaggtAAGTGATATGTGATATCAAatgatgtttttccttttcctgacttaacttcacttagtatgataatctctaggtccatccatgtttctgcaaatggcattatttcattcttttctatgtctgagtaatagtccactgtatttatgcaccacatcttcatccattcctctgctgatggacatttgtgttgcttccatgtcctggctattgtaaatagcactgcaatgaacacgggtacattatcttttcaaattatgtttgtttttttttttttccagatatatgctcaggagtgggattgcaaggtcatatggtagtcctattttaactttttaaggagcctccttgctgttctccattgtggttgtaccaatttccattcctgccaacagtgtaggaagatcCCCTTTTTTAGATATTCTCtctagcatttgttgtttgtagacttggAGAAtggcattctgaccagtgtgaggtgatagtcaatgtagttttgatttgcatttctctgatgattagtgatgttgagcattttttcatgtgtctgttgccCATTTTGTATGCCGTCTTTGGAAAAtggtctattcagatcctctgtagtatgtatttttattaatagtagAAATAATAGTGGACCTCCATTTGTGTGCCCTAGACTTCTCCTTAGGCCAGAAATGCCAACTTCCTGATGCCTCTGGTTCCTGGAAGAATATGACACCCTCCTAGCTGACCCAGAAGAACTAGGACAGTTATTCTCAATCTGGAGCCCATCCTTAGCAGCTCCGCCTTCCTTAGACACCACCTTTATGCCCCCACCAAGGCAACTGCTCatctctcctgcccccagtgagatttattatttattacttagAGCAGTGAATCTTCACTGAGTGTGCATGTTAGCATCTCCCAAGGAGGTTTGTTAAAATACACAGTCTGCATTCCATCACAGCCCTGATGAATCAAAATTACCTTGGTGGAGCACTAGTAAGTCTTTTTCACCTTCCCAAGCAATGCAGATATACAGGCTTGGATAGAAATTATTGTCTTTGTGGATCTCTCTCTGCTCAGTGCTGTCTCACTAAGCAAGCACAGCACTAAATCTTCTATCAAAAAACTAATAGCATCCACATAGCCTTTTAAAGCTCAGAGATACTGACACTGAGTGTCAAACTAAGGAGCTAGAGCATTTAGTGATAGATACATGtgttaccctggtggctcagacggtaaagaatctgcctgcaatgtgggagacccaggtttgatgcctgggttaggaagatcccctggagaagggaatggcaacccattccagtattcttgcctggagaattccatggacagaggagcctggcaggctacagctcatggggtcacaaagagtcggacacaacggagagACAAACACATATGTTAAGAGGAAGAACTCTGCATATGAAGAGGCTCTGTAGCTAGCCTTAGACATGTTGTGTACTAGGAACTCAACAAAAGAcagctatcattattattaataattgtcCTGAATTGACTTCCAAGACCCTAGCTCCTTGAAAAACCTGTTTCCATTTTAGGAGAAAAGACTCCAAACCCAGGAATTAAGAAGCTGACTGGCTGCTGACTGGCTGTTTGGGAAGCATTTAAGAAAATGTGACATGAGATGTTATACACAGGCTAGCAGCAGAGATTCCAAGAAAAGAAAGCCCTGTGGCctctattttcatttccctttttgcTTCTGAAATGAGATGGGAAGGAGAGATGTGTGTCAGCAGCTGGTGTGGAGATAGGCGGTGATGGTCTATGAAAACTCGGGCCCTAAGGTCTGTGAACAACACAGTGAAGCCCAGATTGCCATGGGCTTTGATATTTGTCTCTCAGCATTCATACTTGAGGTCTGGGGCTCTTAGTTTCTGTGCAAAGGTGAGCGTGACCACATTTCCAACTGAGTCTCATGCAATCTCTCCGAATCTCTTCTCTCAGGACATACAGAGCTGAGACTTGGTTAGAAGATGGAAAATAGATTTAACAGAGGGAGGAAAGAGTGCCTTAACTTTCTTCAGGTGCTCCAGAAAAGGGGATTAGAAAGGCTCTTCAGAATTAAATCTGGAAAGGGAGGTCATCCAATTGGAGGAATGATTGCAGGAGACACCTGTGAAATactttgaaaagcacagacttCAGGACTATCTACAATAAGAGCGACCACATTGATTACTGTATAACTGGCCTGTATCACTGGCAGAGGCTGTAGACATCAGCTGGTGTTGAAGGTGATGCTCAGCCTTGATGCTCAAGGTCCTTAATTTAGTCCTCAGTCCTGAGCCTGAACCCTGCTGGGCAGAGAAGCAATCTGTTCCATCCTTAGAACTTCCAGCTTGATTGACTACATAAGGTATTTTGGTTTAGTAGGCCCTTAAATAAGATAACTTTTCTTTAGGTCTAATCTCTCTCCTGCTGACAGTTCCCATCCTCCTGGGCCTTGCCCTTAAACTGCCTACTGTTTATTTGAAAAGTGCAGATAACACAATACAAGCCGGTACTCTAGCAACCGTTAAAATCTATCTCAGGACACCGAGCATGCAGAGGAACACTGCACTCACCCCCTCTCCGTGCTATTTCTATCAGACGGAACCTGGAAAACATTCTCTCTTCTTTTGGTCAGCATCCTCGTCTTACTGAAAGACTGGTGTGCGTGCATCTGAAATGCGGATGTGGTGGGGGGAGAAGTCTAGCTTTCGGCCTCAACAAAGACACAATGGTTCAGAGAAGACCAGAGCAGAGCAACCAGTCAGGCAGGATCCAGGCCTCCGGGATCTGCGGGAAGCGTGGGTTGCCCTGTACTGGCAGGGTGGGCTGCCAGCTCTGGGCTCTGATGCCTGCAGAGCCCTCTTCTGATGTGTCTTCATCAGCCCCAGCTTCACTCTCGCCGGGGAGAGGGTAGCCACACAAGAGTGTATGCGTTAGGAAGATTTCTGCAACATGACAAAGTGCAATAAAAAATCTGGGTTCTCTGTCCCCGAGCATGGACCCAAACTTGCCCTGATATGAGAGAAGGCAGTCTCAGGGACGAGAGTAGGCTCCGGGCGTCCGCGTAGACTGGCAGCGGTGCCGGCGTGCGGCCGGCAGGTGTCAGTGCGCCCTCGCGCTGCCGCCACGCGCCTCCTCCGCTCTAGGACCCCTACTCACCGTGGTCTAGGGGGCGCCGGTTCAGACCCAGTGTGCTCAGGTCTCGCAGCAGCTCTGCAGCTGGAACCACAAAATGGCCGTTTCTCCCCACAGTGGAGCTCCTAACTCTGGCGGAGCCCACTCCGCGTGGGTGTTGCCTCCCTTTCCGCCAAAGGGGTTGGATCCGAACGTGCGCCTTCCTCTCACCAGCTCCACTCGCCCCGCCGCCAGGAGCACTTGCAGGAAAAGTGTGGCCCGGCCCAGGGCGGGGTTGCTCCGGATGCGACCTGTACCGGTAATTGCTTCTCCCGATTCATCCAGGGGACCTCAACACCCTTTCCTCCCAAGTCCCACTCAGCTCGATGTGGCCACTCCCGGGTGCCCAATGTGTTCTGCTCGGCGCGCCCAGAGATGCTTGGCCAATTCCCAGCAGGCTCTCCCCGGGCACGCCCTTTAAATCCCTCGCTCAGGGTATCCGCCTCCCCAAAGGGCCCGTCTCACCAGGGGGGCAGGGTTCCAGTGGGTCCCGCGCTGGGTGAGGGCGCTAGACCCGTGGAGGGGAGGTGCAAGGGGCGGGGGAGGGTCGGCTTCCCACGTGGGGGCTGACGCCGGCTGCTCAGCAACGCCGGCTTGATCCTGGGGCTATAAAACCAGTCCACGGCTAGTGCGGCGGAGAAGCAGCGGCCCGGGCTTCAGTGCAGACGCCTAGCAGCCGGCGCGCCGCCGCCCGGCCACCCCCAGCACCTTCTCTCCCTAGCCCTGCTCTCCTCCCCAAACTCACGCTGCCCTCGGACCCCAGCCTGTCCCGTCGCGCTCAGCGCCCGAAGCTCGCCGTGCCGACGCCCAGGAGACCTCCTGCCTCGGTCGCGATTCCTGGAGGGCCGATCGCCCACCCGCCCGGGTCCGCCTGAGGACGGGGGCGCCTTCATGCGGCCCCCACATTCCTcatcccgccgccgccgccgccgtctcCGAGCTCCGCGCGCTGCGCCCCAGCCCCAGCAGGGCACTCAACTTTGGAAGTCCCGCGACGCTCCGAGAGGCGGCAGAGTCCGCACCGTGGCCCCAACCCGGGCCCCGCCGGCCCCGCCGCGTCTGGGGGAAGCGAGAGAGTCGGTGTTCGCTTCGGAGATATAAGGAGAGAGACACACGACCCCAAGCCAGCATCAGCACCCCTCGGCTGCCTCCCGGGTTGGGGGCGGGCCCCGCACACGGTAAGACCTCTTGCTTTCGCTCAGGCTCAAGAGTCAAAGATATAGAAACAGATATATTTAATTTCCTGTTATCTTTCCAAGTCATCAGGCCACCGATGATTTTTGTTCTCTCTTGAAGAATAAATATCTCTTTCCCCATCGGTTCGACCTACTCTCTCCCGCCGCTTAGAAATAAAACTTGGCTGTATCTAGGAGCTGGGAGCGAGAAGGCGCCGACCCCGAGAGCCCAAAGCGCGCGGACCGGGTGCGGTTCGCGGGAGCCGGGCCCATGGGCCGCTAGCGGTCCCCCAGCTCGGGGCCCGGCCTCCCTGAGGCCCCTTCTCCATGTGAGGTGCGGCAGGGCGAGCGGGGCgcgagaggaagaggaggacccACGGGCACCGGGCCGGAAGGCAGCTGGCAGCAGGCCCAGGCGAGTGGGCACCCGCGTTCATGTTCCGCCAGGAGCAGCCGCTGGCCGAGGGCAGCTTCGCGCCCATGGGCTCCCTGCAGCCGGACGCGGGCAACGCGAGCTGGAACGGGACCGAGGCCCCGGGGGGCGGCGCCCGGGCCACCCCCTACTCCCTGCAGGTGACGCTGACGCTGGTGTGCCTGGCTGGCCTGCTCATGCTGTTCACAGTGTTCGGTAACGTGCTTGTCATCATTGCTGTGTTCACAAGCCGCGCGCTCAAGGCGCCCCAGAATCTCTTCCTGGTGTCTCTGGCTTCGGCGGACATCCTGGTGGCCACGCTTGTCATCCCTTTCTCGCTGGCCAACGAGGTCATGGGCTACTGGTACTTCGGCAAGGCGTGGTGTGAGATCTACCTGGCGCTCGACGTGCTCTTCTGCACGTCTTCCATAGTGCACCTGTGCGCCATCAGCCTGGATCGTTACTGGTCCATCACCCAGGCCATAGAGTACAACCTGAAGCGCACGCCACGCCGCATCAAGGCCATCATCGTCACGGTGTGGGTCATCTCGGCCGTCATCTCCTTCCCCCCGCTCATTTCCTTCGAGAAGAAGAGAGGCAGGAGTGGCCAGCCGTCCGCCGAACCGCGCTGTGAGATCAACGACCAGAAGTGGTACGTCATCTCGTCGAGCATCGGCTCCTTCTTCGCGCCCTGCCTGATCATGATCCTGGTCTATGTGCGCATCTACCAGATCGCCAAGCGCCGCACCCGCGTGCCGCCCAGTCGCCGGGGTCCCGATGCCACCGCCGCTGAGCTGCCAGGGAGCGCCGAGCGCAGGCCCAACGGCTTGGGCCCGGAGCGCGGCGGCGTGGGCCCCGTGGGCGCCGAGGTCGAGTCGCTGCAGGTCCAGCTCAATGGTGCCCCGGGGGAGCCCGCGCCCGCAGGGCCGCCGGACGCCGACGCGCTGGACCTAGAGGAGAGCTCCTCGTCTGAGCATGCTGAGCGGCCCCCGGGGTCCCGCAGGTCGGAGCGCGGGCCCCGGGCCAAAGGCAAGGCCCGGGCGAGCCAGGTGAAGCCCGGGGACAGCCTGCCGCGGCGCGGGCCGGGGGCGACGGGGCTGGGGGCACCCACGGCCGGGCCGGCGGAGGAGCGCTCTGGCGGGGGCGCCAAGGCGTCGCGCTGGCGCGGGCGGCAGAACCGCGAGAAGCGCTTCACCTTCGTGCTGGCGGTGGTCATCGGAGTGTTCGTGGTGTGCTGGTTCCCCTTCTTCTTCACCTACACGCTCACGGCCATCGGCTGCCCCGTGCCGCCCACGCTCTTCAAGTTCTTCTTCTGGTTCGGCTACTGCAACAGCTCGCTGAACCCGGTCATATACACCATCTTCAATCACGACTTCCGCCGCGCCTTCAAGAAGATCCTCTGCCGGGGGGACAGGAAGCGGATCGTGTGAGTGCGGAGTCCGCGCCCGGAGAACAGACTTGCGCTGACTGCAGGCAGCTGGGATCCAGGGGGCGCGTCTACGTGGTCCTGCCAAAACCCGGGTCCTGCCTGTTCCTAGTTTCTTGGCCCCAGGATGGCTCTGCAGCTTCTTGCGGGCATCTGCGCTCTCCTACCTGAGAAAAGTACTGGCTGGGAGGGCCACACCCCCCACTCCAACCCCCTCATTATTGTTAGGGCAGCTCCTCACTCAGAGCCATCTTCCTGGGTTCTTGGGCAGCCCCAAATCAGTATTGTTTTCTAAAAGTATTTTCACCTCACCTGGGCCCAGCTGTCACAATCGTTCAGAGCAAGCACGAGAGGCCAGAGGGGATGGAGGGCTCCCAAAGGGTTAacagatggggtgggggtgggggttaccCAGCCCCGGCTAATTGCTGTCCCCCTTCCCCAActctatttttaaacaaatgctcAGGGCAGCCCTGCCAgccctcccatccccctcccccttgTAAATATACACTATTTTTGATAGTActtggggatggggatggggatggggacCTAAATGTCTCTTGGCTTTTGATGTTTGAATCCTGGCTACTGATGTTTGAATCCTGGAGATGCTCTCCAGGCAGACACATTGTGTCTAGTTCAGGGCAAGCCTCTTTGCAAAGTGAGTCCTTTTCTGGTGTCATTACCCTCTCTGTGTCCTTTTCACCAGCAACTGGTGACTGTCCCTTGGGACTGGACTTGCGTTGAGATTTCCTGAGGGGGAAAAGATTTCTGTCCATTTCCCCACCCCTGTGCCTAACAGCATAATTGCCTTGTCCTATGTAAATATTACAAGGATGGATCAAGACAGAAGTAAATGAACCTTTCTGCCTTGCAGCAGCCCTGTGTATAAAGCCATTATTCTTGGATGCACCCTTTTTCACTCCAGTACTGCACTTTAAAACCTTCTCTTTCCAgtgtccccttcctcccttcctctgggGCCACTGCttgaaaaatatgtatgtttCCATCTTAGATGTATGTGTTACCACTCCCTCCTTCAGAGTGCTGACTGTGGGAAATCTTTTACCTGCTGTTTTTAGACACGGAGAAGTGGAAATTATGTGGAAGAAGCAAACCTGATACAATTTGCCCAAAGTAAACAGTTTGAAGAGACAAATGGGCTTGCCCAACTGTACAGTTCCTGCCCCAAGAGCTCTTAAGTATCAAAGTGTTGtccatttttcctccctgtttttCTGGTTGAGATCAAGTCATTGATAAACTCCCAAAGTCAAGGGAGAAGGGCGGAGACCTTGTTTACATCCAAGTTGCCCTATGTTTTAGACAGAGACTCTTTAAGGCCTGCGCTCATATTTcactaaagaaaaattaatgtcaGCACATGTTGCTAATgacagtggattttttttaacaaaaagtttACAGATCAAAtgtgaaataaatatgaattaaatgGTCTGTCTGTTATCTGAGTTTTCAAAAGCATTAAGACTCTGGAAACATCTGAATTtatgtatatttgaaattaaaaaatacttatgcattataaaacacttttaaaaggcCAAGCAGTAACAAAGCTGCCATTTatcatctgtttcttctttgccAGATGCGATGGTGAGTCTGTTATAAGCTCTGTTTCATTTAATTGTCCCCCAAAGCCTATGAGGGTAGGTACTGTTATGATCCCCATCTAACAGGTGAaaaaaactgagtctcagagggCAAGGGATTTATTCAAGGTTAACCACAGTGGGGGGAGTGTACTGCATGCAGGGTGATCAGGTCTTAGGGTCTGTACTGTTCACCCCAGAGTCTTGCCAGAGTTATATCACTAAGACTTCGCAGAATGCTCCCAGCAGTGGAGTCTCTACACAAGGTGTGCTATATCTCCAGAGCACTGGATATATTCCAAGTGTGCAGGTATACACCCTGAGTGTGTAGATATACACAAAGTGTGTGCATGCTGCAGTGTTTTATGTGTTATTCCTCAAAATGTATCCATCGCCCAAGTGTGGTAGATACACCAATTATGCCATATACTCCAAATGTGTACCAGACCTAACAATGTAATGTATACAACATGTGGTACATAGCCCATAGGACgggataggcttcccaggtgatgctagtggtaaataacctgcttGCCAAC is a window of Bos taurus isolate L1 Dominette 01449 registration number 42190680 breed Hereford chromosome 26, ARS-UCD2.0, whole genome shotgun sequence DNA encoding:
- the ADRA2A gene encoding alpha-2A adrenergic receptor; translation: MGSLQPDAGNASWNGTEAPGGGARATPYSLQVTLTLVCLAGLLMLFTVFGNVLVIIAVFTSRALKAPQNLFLVSLASADILVATLVIPFSLANEVMGYWYFGKAWCEIYLALDVLFCTSSIVHLCAISLDRYWSITQAIEYNLKRTPRRIKAIIVTVWVISAVISFPPLISFEKKRGRSGQPSAEPRCEINDQKWYVISSSIGSFFAPCLIMILVYVRIYQIAKRRTRVPPSRRGPDATAAELPGSAERRPNGLGPERGGVGPVGAEVESLQVQLNGAPGEPAPAGPPDADALDLEESSSSEHAERPPGSRRSERGPRAKGKARASQVKPGDSLPRRGPGATGLGAPTAGPAEERSGGGAKASRWRGRQNREKRFTFVLAVVIGVFVVCWFPFFFTYTLTAIGCPVPPTLFKFFFWFGYCNSSLNPVIYTIFNHDFRRAFKKILCRGDRKRIV